In one window of Micromonospora cathayae DNA:
- a CDS encoding ImmA/IrrE family metallo-endopeptidase — MTGWRAKRRLTRLTSGIRVPATADSAALCQAVAERLDRPVQLLPLPLPTDAPCGIVITTPQSHYVAYDNRTSPLHQRHIVAHELGHLLAGHAARPVGTSDLARLLMPTLDPAMVTSVLGRMPGYDERTEWEAEVIAGLLRKHAGQRPAPPAAPTDPPTADPSTAAVVDRIRQSLAGP; from the coding sequence ATGACCGGGTGGCGTGCCAAACGACGGTTGACGCGCCTCACCAGCGGAATCCGGGTCCCCGCCACCGCCGACAGCGCGGCCCTGTGCCAGGCGGTGGCCGAGCGCCTCGACCGCCCCGTCCAGCTTCTGCCCCTGCCGCTGCCGACCGACGCGCCCTGCGGCATCGTGATCACCACCCCGCAGAGCCACTACGTGGCGTACGACAACCGGACCAGCCCGCTGCACCAGCGGCACATCGTCGCCCACGAACTCGGCCACCTGCTCGCCGGACACGCCGCCCGCCCGGTCGGCACCAGCGACCTGGCCCGGCTGCTCATGCCCACCCTCGACCCGGCCATGGTCACCTCGGTGCTCGGCCGGATGCCCGGCTACGACGAGCGGACCGAATGGGAGGCCGAGGTGATCGCCGGGCTGCTCCGCAAGCACGCCGGCCAGCGCCCCGCCCCGCCCGCCGCCCCCACCGACCCGCCGACCGCCGATCCGTCGACCGCGGCCGTCGTCGACCGGATCCGACAGTCCCTCGCCGGGCCGTGA